In Desulforegula conservatrix Mb1Pa, the following are encoded in one genomic region:
- the ald gene encoding alanine dehydrogenase — translation MIVGILKEIKTEENRVSMTPSGVEIMTRNGHQVLVERSAGSGSGFDDDAYILAGADISETPEEIYGKSDMVMHVKEPQPSEYGLIRQNQIVFTYFHFAADKDLTTEYMKTRSVAIAYETIEGNDGSLPLLTPMSEVAGRMSIQEAAKYLERFQGGRGILLGGVTGVQPATVLVIGGGIVGTNAALMACGLGAKVYLLDRDLDRLRHLSEIMPKNCFPIMSTPATIRELVQEADVVIGAVLLRGARAPMLVTREMLWTMKKGAVMVDVAIDQGGCFETSRATTHSNPTYEVNGIIHYCVANMPGAVPMTSTLALTNATLPYALTIANNGWKGAAIKNPGIKPGLSMIDGNITCKGVAEAFGMEYKAVEIFL, via the coding sequence ATGATAGTTGGAATTCTAAAAGAAATAAAAACCGAAGAAAACAGAGTATCCATGACTCCTTCTGGAGTCGAAATAATGACAAGAAACGGTCACCAGGTTCTTGTTGAAAGATCGGCAGGCTCAGGCAGCGGCTTTGATGACGACGCATATATCCTTGCAGGTGCGGATATCAGTGAGACACCTGAAGAAATATACGGCAAAAGCGATATGGTAATGCATGTTAAAGAGCCTCAACCTTCAGAATACGGTCTGATCAGACAAAACCAGATTGTATTCACATATTTTCATTTTGCCGCTGATAAAGATCTTACTACTGAATACATGAAAACAAGATCTGTGGCCATTGCTTACGAAACAATAGAAGGAAACGACGGAAGCCTTCCACTTCTGACTCCCATGAGCGAAGTCGCAGGAAGAATGTCTATCCAGGAAGCTGCAAAATATCTTGAAAGATTCCAGGGAGGAAGGGGCATCCTTCTTGGCGGAGTCACAGGAGTTCAGCCAGCGACAGTTCTTGTAATCGGAGGCGGGATTGTGGGAACAAACGCGGCTCTTATGGCATGCGGACTAGGCGCAAAAGTTTACCTTCTGGACAGAGATCTTGACAGACTGAGACACTTGTCAGAAATAATGCCCAAGAACTGTTTCCCAATAATGAGCACTCCGGCGACAATAAGAGAACTTGTCCAGGAGGCTGATGTTGTGATAGGCGCCGTACTTCTCAGAGGAGCGAGGGCGCCCATGCTTGTTACAAGGGAAATGCTATGGACAATGAAAAAAGGGGCCGTGATGGTCGACGTCGCAATTGACCAGGGCGGATGCTTCGAAACATCAAGAGCCACAACCCACAGCAACCCTACATACGAAGTTAACGGAATTATCCATTACTGCGTGGCGAACATGCCTGGTGCCGTACCCATGACATCGACATTGGCGCTAACAAATGCGACTCTTCCATATGCCTTGACAATAGCAAATAACGGCTGGAAAGGAGCTGCCATAAAGAACCCAGGCATCAAACCTGGGCTCAGCATGATAGACGGCAACATTACATGTAAAGGCGTCGCAGAGGCGTTCGGGATGGAGTATAAGGCTGTGGAAATATTTTTATAA
- a CDS encoding MFS transporter, translating to MMSSVYDPQMPDEHSQFKLLRMKKFAPFFWTQFCGAFNDNVFKNSLILTLAFHAGNVAKGESDILMNLAAGLFILPFFLFSATAGQIADKFDKSRIIQIIKIAEILIMICATFAFYYRSNSALLFLLFLMGMHSAFFGPVKYSIIPQHLESHEIIGGNALVEMGTFVAILIGTILGGILIQQENGRIYAGITVIIIAFMGWLASSFIPKAEAADKNLKIGLNPIAESIKTIKFAKREKSVFLSVLGISWFWFLGASYLTQIPNYTKTILGSGEGVVTLLLTMFSVGIGAGSLLCEWLSGRKIEYGLVPIGSIGLSIFGIDLAMSYSATNPDHLLTVMEFLKTSGSIRVLVDLVLIGIFGGLYIVPLYALIQVRTEPELRSRVIAANNILNALFMVASAAMAGILLGKFGLSIPIFFLILTIMNIVVALYIYTLVPEFTMRCLVWVLTHIIYRIKHKNLHMIPSEGPAVIVSNHVSYVDALIIASLCRRPARFVMDSSIFKIPVMNFIFTTAKAIPICSRKQNPEIYEKAFVSIAEALDAGEIVCIFPEGMITKTGDIHEFKNGIEKILEKNQVPVVPSALRGLWGSFFSHKDGNAMMKFPKRFFSKIEYVVGNPIHPEEANAEGLRLAVIGLRDDAGV from the coding sequence ATGATGAGCAGCGTGTATGATCCGCAGATGCCGGACGAACACAGTCAGTTCAAACTTCTTCGCATGAAAAAATTCGCCCCTTTTTTCTGGACTCAGTTCTGCGGAGCTTTTAATGACAATGTATTCAAAAACTCCCTCATACTGACTCTGGCCTTTCATGCAGGAAACGTGGCAAAGGGAGAATCTGATATTCTCATGAATCTTGCGGCAGGGCTTTTTATTCTGCCATTCTTTCTATTTTCTGCCACAGCTGGCCAGATTGCCGACAAATTCGACAAATCCAGGATTATTCAAATAATCAAAATCGCTGAAATCCTGATAATGATATGCGCTACATTTGCTTTTTATTACAGAAGCAACTCGGCCCTGCTCTTCCTCCTTTTTCTGATGGGAATGCATTCAGCTTTTTTCGGGCCTGTAAAATACAGCATTATTCCTCAGCACCTTGAAAGCCATGAAATAATAGGTGGCAACGCTCTTGTTGAAATGGGAACCTTTGTTGCCATACTTATTGGCACGATACTCGGAGGAATTCTCATTCAGCAGGAAAATGGGAGAATATACGCTGGAATAACAGTCATAATAATAGCCTTCATGGGCTGGCTGGCGAGTTCATTTATTCCAAAGGCCGAGGCTGCTGACAAAAATCTTAAAATTGGCCTTAACCCGATCGCAGAATCAATCAAAACCATAAAATTCGCCAAAAGAGAAAAAAGCGTCTTTCTTTCCGTGCTCGGCATTTCATGGTTCTGGTTTCTTGGCGCGTCCTATCTGACCCAGATTCCAAATTACACAAAAACAATTCTCGGAAGCGGCGAAGGAGTTGTAACGCTCCTTTTGACGATGTTTTCAGTCGGGATCGGTGCAGGCTCACTCCTTTGTGAATGGCTTTCAGGCAGAAAAATCGAATACGGCCTTGTTCCAATTGGCTCGATAGGTCTTTCAATTTTCGGGATTGATCTTGCAATGTCCTACAGCGCGACAAATCCCGACCATCTGCTGACTGTTATGGAGTTTCTTAAAACCAGCGGAAGCATAAGGGTTCTCGTGGATCTTGTCCTCATAGGCATATTCGGAGGCCTTTATATTGTTCCGCTATATGCGCTTATCCAGGTCAGGACAGAACCAGAGCTCAGATCAAGGGTAATTGCTGCCAATAACATCCTGAACGCTTTATTCATGGTTGCTTCAGCCGCTATGGCCGGAATTCTGCTCGGTAAATTCGGGCTTTCGATTCCGATTTTCTTCTTAATTCTGACAATAATGAATATAGTTGTTGCCTTATATATTTACACCCTTGTTCCTGAATTCACCATGCGCTGTCTCGTATGGGTGCTGACCCACATCATCTACAGAATTAAGCATAAAAATCTTCATATGATTCCATCCGAAGGCCCGGCTGTGATTGTCAGCAATCATGTCAGCTATGTGGACGCACTTATCATTGCCAGTCTTTGCAGAAGACCGGCCAGATTTGTAATGGACTCGTCAATTTTCAAAATACCTGTGATGAATTTCATCTTTACGACTGCAAAGGCAATCCCCATTTGTTCCCGCAAGCAGAATCCCGAAATTTATGAAAAAGCTTTTGTTTCAATTGCAGAAGCCCTTGATGCAGGTGAAATAGTCTGCATTTTTCCTGAAGGCATGATCACCAAAACAGGAGACATACATGAATTCAAAAACGGAATAGAAAAAATTCTTGAAAAAAACCAGGTACCTGTGGTTCCGTCTGCACTGCGCGGGCTTTGGGGAAGTTTTTTCAGCCATAAAGACGGCAATGCCATGATGAAATTCCCTAAACGCTTTTTTTCAAAAATTGAATATGTAGTGGGGAATCCAATTCATCCAGAAGAGGCAAATGCTGAAGGACTCAGACTTGCTGTTATTGGACTGAGAGATGATGCAGGAGTCTAA
- a CDS encoding DUF3313 domain-containing protein, giving the protein MSGKHYLYFMIVLLALMNIGCASSGMKKVEKTGFLGDYSGLKQGGGDQAAYGYSRPGADLSKYDKILIEKVCVCLLGQEESTDLEPILLREFADYYDQAITSAVFDKYKIVDEPGPGVLRVRAAITDVKPASPIINTLSSVSPLGISISLATKIVTDKNLGTGEAASEIEVLDSVTGERLAADVDRRQGGKMIFRDKWTDTKNAFDHWASRLRIRLEAMCVRD; this is encoded by the coding sequence GTGTCTGGGAAACATTATCTTTACTTTATGATTGTCCTGCTTGCCCTGATGAATATCGGATGTGCCTCGTCAGGCATGAAAAAAGTGGAAAAAACCGGTTTTCTTGGTGACTACAGTGGTTTAAAACAAGGTGGCGGGGATCAGGCCGCCTATGGTTACAGCAGGCCAGGCGCTGATTTGAGCAAATATGACAAAATACTTATCGAAAAGGTCTGCGTTTGTTTGCTTGGTCAGGAAGAAAGCACTGATTTAGAGCCAATTCTTCTCCGCGAGTTTGCCGATTATTACGATCAGGCGATAACTTCGGCAGTATTTGATAAATATAAGATTGTTGATGAGCCTGGGCCAGGGGTTCTGAGGGTCAGGGCTGCAATAACGGATGTCAAACCAGCATCGCCCATAATAAATACTCTGTCTTCGGTGTCTCCTCTTGGAATTTCCATATCTTTAGCCACAAAAATCGTTACGGATAAAAATCTCGGAACAGGAGAGGCTGCAAGCGAGATTGAAGTTCTTGATTCTGTGACAGGCGAACGTCTTGCTGCCGATGTCGACAGACGTCAGGGCGGGAAAATGATTTTTCGCGATAAATGGACAGATACCAAAAATGCCTTTGACCACTGGGCAAGCCGGCTGAGAATAAGGCTGGAAGCTATGTGCGTAAGGGATTAA
- a CDS encoding substrate-binding periplasmic protein: MPRSFSMAIVLISIFPALIFGQESSPDFQKIRWMTEEYAPYNYTERGILKGISVDILNEIWKRSGIGPKKPDIEVLPWARGYMYLKNEKNSCLFSMGITEERKKHFIFSNPILSNNNVIIAKKSKKYKIDSINELKNIIIGTVREDAGEQFLVSAGCQMDKLERSSSAETLVRKLAMGRMDAISYGEDTAAYNMKLYGIDPNQYEVIYLINKSETAFGFNKDTEPEIIARFNKTIDDLKKDGTIERIREKYLR, from the coding sequence ATGCCCAGATCATTCTCAATGGCAATTGTCTTGATTTCCATATTTCCTGCCCTGATATTCGGACAGGAGTCTTCCCCTGATTTTCAAAAAATCAGGTGGATGACAGAGGAATATGCCCCTTACAATTATACAGAACGCGGAATTTTAAAGGGAATAAGCGTTGATATACTCAATGAAATCTGGAAAAGATCGGGAATAGGCCCTAAAAAACCAGATATAGAGGTTCTGCCCTGGGCCAGGGGATACATGTATTTAAAAAACGAAAAAAACTCCTGCCTGTTTTCGATGGGGATCACAGAAGAAAGAAAAAAACATTTTATTTTCTCAAACCCGATATTGAGCAACAACAACGTAATCATAGCAAAAAAAAGCAAAAAATATAAAATTGACTCCATCAATGAACTGAAGAATATAATCATAGGAACTGTAAGGGAAGATGCAGGAGAACAATTCCTCGTCTCTGCTGGATGCCAAATGGATAAGCTTGAGAGATCAAGTTCAGCGGAAACTCTTGTCAGAAAACTTGCAATGGGCAGAATGGATGCCATCTCATATGGTGAAGATACAGCCGCATACAACATGAAACTCTACGGCATTGATCCAAACCAATATGAAGTAATTTATCTTATAAACAAAAGCGAAACAGCTTTTGGGTTTAATAAGGACACTGAACCAGAGATAATTGCCCGATTCAATAAAACAATTGATGACCTAAAAAAGGATGGAACAATTGAAAGAATAAGGGAAAAGTATTTGCGTTAA
- a CDS encoding GGDEF domain-containing protein, with protein MENSITTLDIVSLCLKLDLAAKNIYDRFTNTCENQGIKNFWLETKTTEERHIEFWKTIIKLSNKNGLPEIFDSPDSVAKELELSLNKTQELLKKAEDSNSILETFLIAYKLEFYMMNPAFELLFHILGRNAEGLNPETDYMAHIKGFDEILKKHGLITPELELLGETLLHIWKESNRIARQTIIDELTSAYNRRGFMVVAEQLAELSRRNNSGIGIILIDIDHFKKINEAQGHQIGDRMLKQISEIIKSSLRASDLIGRYGGDEFIIFLPEVRHKGASLVAEKIRSAVEEANIEKTGVTVSIGSMDGHIKEEPQELIWEMIKQSESYLYAAKKGGRNMVMGNT; from the coding sequence ATGGAAAACAGTATAACCACCCTTGACATCGTAAGCCTGTGCCTAAAGCTCGATTTGGCAGCGAAAAATATCTACGATAGATTCACCAACACCTGTGAGAACCAGGGAATAAAGAATTTTTGGCTGGAGACAAAGACGACCGAAGAAAGGCATATTGAATTCTGGAAAACCATAATTAAACTGTCCAACAAAAATGGACTGCCTGAGATATTCGATTCTCCTGATTCGGTGGCGAAGGAACTGGAACTCAGCCTGAACAAAACCCAGGAGCTTCTCAAAAAAGCCGAAGATTCCAATTCAATCCTTGAAACATTTTTAATCGCATACAAACTTGAATTCTACATGATGAATCCGGCATTTGAACTTCTATTCCACATACTGGGAAGAAATGCTGAAGGATTGAATCCTGAGACAGATTATATGGCTCATATCAAGGGCTTCGATGAAATTCTGAAAAAACATGGACTGATTACTCCTGAACTTGAACTGCTCGGAGAAACCCTTCTCCATATCTGGAAAGAAAGTAACAGAATTGCCCGCCAGACAATAATCGACGAACTTACGTCAGCGTATAACAGAAGAGGCTTCATGGTGGTGGCAGAACAGCTCGCGGAGCTTTCAAGAAGAAATAACTCCGGCATTGGAATCATCCTGATTGATATAGATCATTTCAAAAAAATAAATGAGGCGCAGGGACACCAGATCGGAGACAGAATGCTTAAACAGATTTCTGAAATTATTAAATCAAGCCTGAGAGCATCTGACTTAATTGGAAGATACGGCGGAGATGAATTTATTATTTTCCTGCCTGAAGTTCGACATAAAGGAGCAAGTCTTGTGGCTGAAAAAATCAGATCCGCCGTGGAAGAAGCTAACATTGAAAAAACCGGTGTGACCGTCAGCATTGGGTCGATGGACGGCCACATAAAAGAAGAACCCCAGGAATTAATATGGGAAATGATTAAACAGTCTGAAAGCTATCTCTATGCCGCTAAAAAGGGCGGAAGAAATATGGTGATGGGAAACACATAA
- a CDS encoding N-formylglutamate amidohydrolase translates to MKSIEKAKFIITCEHGGNKVPGELAEYFSKACKILENHRGYDIGGLELARKISAGLEAPFFYSETTRLVVDLNRSTFSKNLFSEFTCILNKEEKDRILEKYYFPYRNKVETEITRLAEEQGVIHIAVHSFTPVMNDKVRNADIGFLYDPKRKPEKTFCSLWKQKLDKETPSFRTRMNYPYRGISDCLPLKLKKILQPEKYIGIELEINNKIFENPALTKMLHEALLKTLMEIKEQQF, encoded by the coding sequence ATGAAGAGTATAGAAAAAGCCAAGTTCATAATCACCTGCGAACATGGCGGCAACAAAGTGCCGGGGGAACTTGCCGAATATTTTTCAAAAGCATGTAAGATTCTTGAAAATCACAGGGGATATGACATAGGAGGGCTTGAGCTTGCCAGGAAAATTTCCGCGGGGCTTGAAGCTCCTTTTTTTTATTCCGAAACAACAAGGCTTGTTGTTGACCTTAACAGATCGACCTTCAGCAAAAATCTATTCTCGGAATTCACTTGTATCCTTAATAAAGAGGAAAAAGATCGTATCCTTGAAAAATATTATTTTCCTTACAGAAATAAAGTTGAAACAGAGATAACAAGGCTTGCCGAGGAACAAGGGGTTATACACATCGCGGTTCACTCCTTCACGCCTGTCATGAACGACAAGGTCAGAAACGCTGACATCGGTTTTCTCTATGACCCAAAAAGAAAGCCTGAAAAAACATTTTGCTCTCTCTGGAAACAGAAACTTGATAAAGAAACGCCATCGTTCAGAACAAGAATGAATTATCCATACAGGGGCATCTCTGACTGCCTGCCTCTCAAGCTTAAAAAAATTCTTCAGCCGGAGAAATATATCGGAATTGAACTTGAGATTAATAATAAAATATTTGAAAATCCGGCATTAACCAAAATGCTGCATGAGGCGTTGTTGAAAACGCTGATGGAGATCAAAGAGCAACAGTTTTAA
- a CDS encoding SDR family oxidoreductase encodes MMSKIFQGNIVITGVTKGLGRAMAAKFIDLGYRVFGCGRSENEILALNSLFGKMHMFDVVDVTDFESVNAWALKIAAKAGVPDILINNAAIMNDPHPLWQIRPDDFSNLIDVNVKGVFNVVRAFVPEMIKRRKGKIINFSSGWGRFVSPEVAPYCTSKWAVEGMTRALAEELPVGMVAIPLNPGVIDTNMLRQCWGSEAGSYLKPVEWAERAVPFIISITSEMNGKPLSVK; translated from the coding sequence ATGATGAGTAAAATCTTTCAAGGAAATATCGTAATCACAGGTGTTACCAAAGGTCTTGGCAGGGCAATGGCTGCTAAATTCATTGATCTTGGATACAGGGTCTTTGGGTGCGGCAGGTCTGAAAATGAGATTTTGGCCCTGAATAGTTTGTTTGGTAAAATGCATATGTTTGATGTTGTTGATGTGACTGATTTCGAGTCTGTAAACGCATGGGCTTTAAAGATAGCCGCTAAAGCCGGAGTGCCTGATATTCTGATAAATAATGCGGCCATAATGAATGATCCCCATCCTTTGTGGCAGATAAGGCCTGATGATTTCTCAAACCTCATTGATGTCAATGTAAAGGGCGTTTTCAATGTTGTGCGGGCATTTGTTCCTGAAATGATAAAAAGAAGAAAAGGGAAAATAATAAATTTCAGTTCGGGATGGGGAAGATTTGTTTCACCCGAAGTTGCGCCTTACTGTACTTCCAAATGGGCGGTCGAGGGAATGACAAGGGCTTTGGCAGAAGAACTGCCAGTAGGCATGGTTGCTATTCCGTTAAATCCCGGAGTCATTGATACAAATATGCTAAGGCAGTGCTGGGGCAGCGAGGCAGGATCTTATTTGAAGCCGGTTGAGTGGGCTGAAAGAGCTGTTCCTTTTATAATTTCAATAACGTCAGAGATGAATGGCAAGCCTCTTTCTGTGAAATGA
- a CDS encoding C40 family peptidase, producing MYFAQRDRFISLMDSQKVKKWHWRHAGLDPASSNYSCFWIQAFARMTEIEFFATLSSFTPTQTILNFKTKKRGILFIPLLLFFIILMSGCSAVAPRHEEEDALREKIVQTALKYKGCPYKPGGTTPKGFDCSGFTSFVYNKAGIRIPRTSGSQFDSGQDVDFDEMRNGDLVFFTRWGSIGKLFSPNHVGIFIGNDRFIHAPSSGGKVRIDKLSDEYWDSHYKGSRNVIK from the coding sequence ATGTATTTTGCACAGAGAGACAGATTTATAAGCTTGATGGACTCGCAAAAAGTCAAAAAATGGCATTGGCGTCATGCAGGACTTGATCCGGCATCCAGTAATTACAGCTGCTTCTGGATTCAGGCCTTCGCCAGAATGACTGAAATTGAATTTTTTGCGACCCTGTCAAGCTTTACACCCACACAAACGATCTTAAATTTTAAAACAAAAAAACGGGGAATTTTATTCATCCCGCTTCTTTTATTCTTTATAATACTAATGTCAGGCTGTTCTGCTGTCGCTCCAAGGCATGAAGAAGAAGATGCATTAAGGGAAAAAATCGTACAGACTGCGCTAAAGTATAAAGGATGCCCTTATAAGCCAGGAGGCACAACTCCAAAAGGATTCGACTGTTCAGGTTTTACATCATTTGTGTACAATAAAGCAGGGATCAGGATTCCAAGAACATCCGGGAGCCAGTTTGACTCAGGCCAGGATGTTGATTTTGATGAAATGAGAAATGGTGATCTAGTTTTTTTTACAAGATGGGGCTCCATAGGCAAGCTGTTCTCCCCAAACCATGTTGGTATTTTCATAGGCAACGACAGATTCATTCACGCGCCCTCAAGCGGCGGCAAAGTACGAATAGATAAACTGAGTGACGAATACTGGGACAGCCATTACAAAGGCTCAAGGAATGTGATCAAATAA